In one Chitinophaga sancti genomic region, the following are encoded:
- a CDS encoding alcohol dehydrogenase catalytic domain-containing protein, whose product MEDRFKALLVQESAGAYTATVTDVAIADLPAGEITIKVAYSSVNYKDALSASGNKGVTKKFPHVPGIDAAGTVVSSGVEAFKPGDQVIVTGNDLGMNTWGGFGEYIRVPAAWVVALPDGLSLFEAMCLGTAGLTAGLSVQQIVAAGIKSGKVAVSGASGGVGSIAVAILSRQGYDVLAISGKQDDTFFYNIIGAGSIMSREDFLAAYNRVC is encoded by the coding sequence ATGGAAGATAGATTTAAAGCTTTGTTGGTACAGGAATCAGCGGGCGCTTATACAGCAACAGTAACCGATGTCGCTATTGCAGATTTACCTGCGGGAGAAATAACGATCAAGGTGGCTTATTCTTCAGTTAATTATAAAGATGCCTTATCAGCTTCGGGGAATAAGGGTGTAACTAAAAAGTTCCCGCATGTACCAGGCATTGATGCTGCGGGTACGGTAGTGTCATCCGGTGTTGAAGCTTTTAAACCCGGCGACCAGGTGATTGTAACCGGCAATGATCTGGGCATGAATACATGGGGTGGGTTTGGTGAATACATTCGTGTACCGGCGGCCTGGGTTGTAGCCCTGCCTGATGGCCTGAGTTTATTTGAGGCCATGTGCCTGGGTACGGCTGGTCTTACAGCTGGCCTCTCAGTACAGCAAATTGTGGCTGCCGGTATAAAAAGTGGTAAGGTCGCGGTTAGTGGTGCCAGCGGGGGAGTAGGAAGTATAGCAGTGGCAATCCTTTCAAGACAGGGTTATGATGTGCTGGCTATTTCAGGCAAACAGGACGATACCTTCTTCTATAATATAATCGGCGCAGGTAGTATCATGTCAAGGGAAGATTTCCTGGCTGCTTATAATAGGGTCTGCTGA
- a CDS encoding outer membrane beta-barrel family protein has translation MPASQLDQIEIMANPPAKYDEEGNGVINIKRKKLKTGGFNGNLTLTALQGRYPGTTQNLNFNYSNKHINFYGNAGYSYRKSFEDYYIIRNFRDTDGKEITSIYDQHTDTKTTGQSVIAKVGLDYYASAKTTIGVAVGGFHNPSESFNTNNTLLKTGEGVTTTRVDAPATSKGKWENMEANVSLKHVFGAYKHEMLINADYLSYNSTSKQRFDNHYYKPDRTEAAPPSLFLADLPGKINIYSLKADYTHPFSENTSLEAGMKTSYVNTDNNAQYYDGVNNKWIKNEFLSNHFLYKENINAAYLNLRHKLSQWEFQVGLRAEQTWLKVEQKDNGQTFSRTYLQLFPTAFLAYDVDKESKKSLSYGRRIERPDYRSMNPFRFYLDQYTYDEGNPYLKPQYSNNVELSYSIWEGALTTTLLYNRTTDIVQEVIQQNAATNETYQRPENLNTRKVLGANINAQIPIGDNMSTVMYTDYNHYDYSGSINNEPFQLKAGQLMQQVKVKNGWAFQFMGTLSSRSIDGTFLVKPIGTLHAGVQKDILGKQGTIRLSESDIFGWNRYNATSCYQNIDINMRGQWQSQVLKLAFTYRFNKSDKKDVADKREIGAAAEQQRVKTEKK, from the coding sequence ATGCCCGCATCGCAGCTGGATCAGATCGAGATTATGGCCAATCCCCCGGCAAAATATGATGAGGAGGGTAACGGGGTGATTAATATTAAAAGAAAGAAGCTGAAGACCGGAGGATTTAATGGTAACCTTACCCTTACGGCTTTACAGGGAAGATACCCTGGTACCACGCAGAACCTCAATTTTAATTATAGCAACAAGCATATCAATTTTTATGGTAATGCCGGTTACAGTTACCGGAAGAGTTTTGAAGATTATTATATTATCCGTAACTTTCGGGATACGGATGGAAAGGAAATCACAAGTATTTATGACCAGCATACTGACACCAAAACGACTGGACAAAGTGTTATAGCAAAAGTAGGATTAGATTATTACGCCAGTGCTAAAACTACCATAGGGGTAGCAGTTGGTGGGTTTCATAATCCCTCAGAATCATTTAATACCAATAATACACTATTGAAAACCGGTGAAGGCGTTACCACCACCAGGGTAGACGCACCAGCTACCTCAAAGGGTAAATGGGAAAATATGGAAGCGAATGTTAGCCTGAAACATGTGTTCGGTGCATATAAGCATGAAATGCTGATTAATGCTGATTATTTATCATATAATAGTACCAGCAAGCAGCGATTTGACAATCATTATTATAAACCCGACCGTACTGAGGCGGCACCCCCTAGTTTATTCCTGGCCGATCTGCCGGGGAAAATTAATATCTATAGCCTGAAAGCGGATTATACTCATCCGTTTTCTGAAAATACATCCCTGGAAGCAGGGATGAAAACGTCTTATGTAAATACTGACAACAATGCACAGTATTACGATGGTGTAAATAATAAATGGATAAAGAATGAGTTCCTGAGTAACCATTTTCTATATAAAGAAAATATTAATGCCGCCTATTTGAATCTCCGGCATAAGCTCAGCCAATGGGAGTTTCAGGTAGGACTTCGTGCAGAGCAAACCTGGCTGAAGGTAGAACAAAAGGATAACGGGCAAACATTTTCCCGCACCTACCTGCAGCTTTTCCCCACTGCTTTCTTGGCCTATGATGTGGATAAGGAAAGTAAAAAGTCTTTGTCCTACGGCCGCAGGATAGAAAGGCCAGATTATCGTAGTATGAACCCGTTCCGTTTTTACCTGGATCAGTACACCTACGATGAAGGAAATCCTTACCTGAAACCACAGTACAGCAATAACGTAGAACTGAGCTACAGTATATGGGAAGGTGCATTAACTACTACATTGCTATACAATAGAACAACAGATATTGTACAGGAAGTAATACAGCAGAACGCTGCCACAAATGAAACCTATCAGCGCCCTGAAAATCTGAACACCCGCAAGGTGTTAGGCGCAAATATAAATGCGCAGATACCGATAGGCGATAACATGAGCACCGTTATGTATACAGACTATAATCATTATGATTATTCTGGTTCCATCAACAATGAACCCTTTCAGTTGAAAGCTGGTCAGCTTATGCAGCAGGTGAAGGTGAAAAATGGTTGGGCCTTTCAGTTTATGGGTACCTTGTCGTCGCGGAGCATTGACGGTACTTTCCTGGTAAAGCCCATTGGTACGCTGCATGCCGGCGTACAAAAAGATATCCTGGGTAAACAGGGAACCATCCGCCTGAGTGAGTCCGATATATTCGGGTGGAACAGGTATAATGCCACGAGCTGTTATCAGAACATCGACATCAACATGAGGGGGCAATGGCAATCCCAGGTATTAAAGCTGGCATTTACTTACCGCTTTAATAAGAGTGATAAGAAAGATGTGGCTGATAAACGTGAAATCGGCGCAGCAGCAGAACAGCAAAGAGTTAAAACGGAGAAAAAATAA
- a CDS encoding MDR/zinc-dependent alcohol dehydrogenase-like family protein, translating into MIKSTAYNGVVTCCGNVAAVELNTSIFPFILRGVKLAGIDSVLPATGVKEGIWKLLAGDWKPLHLKEMVKIIGLDELPQALQTIQAGRAKGRFVVKHA; encoded by the coding sequence ATGATCAAATCAACGGCTTACAATGGAGTTGTGACCTGTTGTGGAAATGTGGCTGCGGTAGAGTTAAATACCAGCATATTCCCTTTTATTTTGAGGGGCGTGAAACTGGCAGGTATTGACTCCGTCCTTCCTGCCACCGGGGTGAAAGAAGGAATCTGGAAATTGTTGGCGGGAGATTGGAAACCCCTGCATCTGAAGGAAATGGTGAAGATTATCGGGTTAGATGAATTACCGCAGGCATTGCAAACAATCCAGGCAGGGAGGGCAAAAGGGCGGTTTGTAGTAAAGCATGCATGA
- a CDS encoding IS66 family transposase translates to MQKETQKGFFRTFLTGDGQMIYYDYQPGRGGERRLNILKAFKSHLKADGYTVYGELPLEIITVFYCFAHTGNLDRNPLLCKRLLIVLRGGRN, encoded by the coding sequence ATGCAAAAAGAAACTCAAAAAGGCTTCTTTCGGACCTTCCTGACAGGTGATGGTCAAATGATTTATTATGATTACCAACCTGGTCGTGGAGGTGAAAGACGACTGAATATTTTAAAGGCTTTTAAAAGCCATCTAAAGGCTGATGGTTACACAGTGTACGGCGAGTTGCCATTAGAGATTATCACAGTCTTCTACTGCTTTGCACATACCGGCAACTTAGACCGGAATCCCTTATTGTGCAAGCGTTTGCTCATAGTATTAAGAGGTGGAAGAAATTAA
- a CDS encoding winged helix-turn-helix transcriptional regulator has protein sequence MQEIEFVCPSDVFLKVIKGKCKTTLIVLIKKQCNRFSEMKRTLPTISERMIAKQLDELEADGIIERKVFAEVPPRVEYYLTEYGESIFLIVHDMRKWGYQHLERTKQV, from the coding sequence ATGCAGGAAATTGAATTTGTATGTCCTTCTGATGTTTTTCTGAAGGTGATAAAAGGGAAATGTAAAACCACCTTAATTGTACTGATCAAAAAACAATGTAACCGATTCAGTGAGATGAAACGGACCTTGCCAACCATCAGTGAAAGGATGATCGCCAAACAATTGGACGAACTGGAAGCAGATGGGATCATTGAAAGAAAGGTATTTGCAGAGGTGCCACCGCGGGTAGAGTATTACCTGACTGAATATGGTGAGAGTATATTTCTTATCGTACATGATATGAGGAAATGGGGGTATCAGCACCTTGAAAGGACGAAGCAGGTTTAG
- a CDS encoding ester cyclase, producing the protein MDIEKNKAIIARFDQACIEQNNAALMDELVSDRVINHAAQPGKPNGKESFHHFLDALHAGLSGIKVTVLHQAAENDLVMTHKLISGMHTSHLFGVPASGQPISFEAIEIIRLENGKYAEHWVQSNMAAALGTLQGH; encoded by the coding sequence ATGGATATTGAAAAAAACAAAGCTATTATCGCCCGGTTTGATCAGGCCTGTATCGAACAAAACAACGCTGCATTAATGGATGAACTGGTATCTGACAGGGTAATCAACCATGCAGCCCAGCCAGGCAAGCCAAATGGCAAAGAAAGTTTTCATCACTTCCTGGATGCCCTGCATGCCGGTTTATCAGGGATAAAAGTCACCGTACTACACCAGGCTGCGGAAAACGACCTGGTCATGACACACAAACTAATCAGTGGCATGCATACCAGCCATCTTTTTGGGGTACCTGCCAGTGGCCAACCGATTAGTTTTGAGGCCATCGAGATCATCCGTTTAGAAAACGGTAAATATGCGGAGCACTGGGTACAAAGCAACATGGCAGCGGCACTCGGTACATTACAAGGACATTAA
- a CDS encoding IS5 family transposase has protein sequence MIRYTPAKQLTLEGFSTPFSQQLSTTNRWVILAAKIPWDKLADVYYKKMRADFGAPTLSARMVIGAVIIKHILNIDDREVVEQITENIYLQYFVGLSSFQQEAPFDASLMVSIRKRLGIDVMSRLNEIILQEAGLIKANEEKTADTRSEDDQDGNGGKSNNNVLNEHTESVKGKSSDGLSGTVMLDATVSEQQIEYPTDIKLLNEGRRQLERMIERGCQVAELVMPRMYRRIARKQYLNIAKKKNKSKRDIRRGIRQQLQYVKRDLKYINWLIESEANFKGVLKMKDWRLIRVIQEMYRQQAEMYKNREHKISDRIVSIYQPHVRPIPRGKDRVSTEFGSKQLVMLKDGYTHIEKLSWDNYNEGSLLTESLETYKRLFGCYPERVLGDQLFGTRENRRFMSGKGIRYVGKPLGRPSSNSKEQKRLLQKEMPERNAIEGKFGQGKNAYGLGKIKARLKDTAESWVMSIYFVMNLLKLAAGSLLSVLQIYYWLVKEGYLTTMGNRSDTQFISRYLRH, from the coding sequence ATGATACGTTACACTCCTGCAAAACAGTTAACCTTAGAAGGATTTTCAACTCCTTTTTCGCAGCAATTATCCACTACAAACCGATGGGTTATACTAGCTGCAAAGATTCCGTGGGACAAACTGGCGGACGTGTATTATAAAAAAATGCGGGCAGATTTCGGTGCTCCAACATTGAGTGCCCGGATGGTAATAGGTGCAGTGATCATCAAACATATACTTAACATAGATGATCGGGAGGTAGTAGAGCAGATCACGGAAAATATATATCTGCAATATTTTGTAGGCTTAAGCAGTTTTCAACAGGAGGCTCCCTTTGATGCATCATTGATGGTCAGTATTAGAAAAAGATTAGGCATAGATGTGATGTCCAGATTGAATGAGATTATTTTGCAGGAAGCCGGACTAATCAAAGCGAATGAAGAGAAAACAGCGGATACCCGCAGTGAGGATGATCAGGATGGGAATGGTGGAAAGAGTAATAACAATGTCTTGAATGAGCATACAGAGAGCGTAAAAGGAAAGTCATCTGATGGGCTATCAGGAACAGTCATGTTAGATGCGACAGTGTCAGAGCAACAGATCGAATATCCAACAGATATCAAATTATTAAATGAGGGTCGCCGTCAATTGGAAAGGATGATAGAGCGGGGATGTCAGGTAGCAGAACTGGTGATGCCGCGCATGTATCGGAGAATAGCGAGGAAGCAATATTTGAACATTGCCAAAAAAAAGAACAAAAGCAAACGAGATATACGCAGAGGTATCCGACAGCAATTACAATATGTTAAACGAGATTTAAAGTACATCAACTGGCTGATAGAATCAGAAGCTAATTTCAAGGGGGTGCTGAAAATGAAAGACTGGAGGTTAATACGGGTGATCCAGGAAATGTATCGTCAGCAGGCAGAGATGTATAAGAATAGAGAGCATAAAATATCGGATCGGATTGTAAGTATCTATCAACCGCATGTACGTCCAATACCGAGAGGTAAAGACCGTGTATCAACTGAGTTTGGCAGCAAACAACTGGTGATGTTGAAAGATGGCTACACCCATATAGAAAAACTGAGCTGGGATAATTACAATGAAGGTTCATTGTTGACCGAAAGCCTTGAAACATATAAACGCTTGTTTGGGTGCTATCCAGAGCGTGTATTGGGAGATCAGTTGTTCGGCACACGTGAAAACAGACGATTCATGAGTGGAAAAGGGATCCGTTATGTGGGCAAGCCATTGGGTCGGCCCTCATCAAATAGTAAGGAGCAAAAGCGATTATTGCAAAAGGAGATGCCGGAACGAAATGCGATCGAAGGGAAGTTTGGACAGGGGAAAAATGCATATGGACTGGGCAAAATCAAGGCCCGCCTCAAGGATACAGCTGAGAGTTGGGTGATGTCTATATACTTTGTTATGAATCTGCTTAAACTGGCAGCAGGTTCTTTGTTGTCAGTACTGCAGATCTATTACTGGCTGGTAAAGGAGGGCTATTTGACCACAATGGGGAATAGATCCGATACACAATTTATATCCCGGTATCTGAGACATTAA
- a CDS encoding helix-turn-helix domain-containing protein, with amino-acid sequence MHPSISVLELTAVNDEFLEVSRSMVFDFYVIALKRNFNLNLRYGQHRYDFDEGVLYFMSPGQVFGMGQDAAGDGNEVRGWMLLIHPDFLWNTQLAKGIKQYEYFDYAVNEALFLSDKEEAIIIGILQNIQQEYQANMDKFSQQIIINHLEALLNYADRFYNRQFLTRNIANHQVLERLDDLLNKAFSSERLMSDGIPTVQQIADQLHLSRNYLSALLMVATGRNTQQHIQDKLIAVAKERISTTNMTVSEIAYELGFEHPQSFSRIFKAKTGMSPLAFRESFN; translated from the coding sequence ATGCATCCTTCAATCAGCGTATTGGAACTAACAGCTGTCAATGATGAATTCCTGGAAGTATCCAGGTCGATGGTATTTGATTTTTATGTGATTGCGCTTAAGCGGAATTTTAACCTGAATCTCAGATATGGCCAGCATAGATATGATTTCGATGAAGGGGTGCTTTACTTTATGTCTCCCGGACAGGTGTTCGGAATGGGTCAGGATGCAGCTGGTGATGGCAATGAAGTGAGGGGCTGGATGTTATTGATCCACCCCGATTTTCTTTGGAATACCCAACTGGCAAAAGGGATTAAGCAATATGAATATTTTGACTATGCTGTCAACGAAGCACTGTTCTTGTCCGATAAAGAAGAAGCGATCATCATAGGCATCCTGCAAAATATTCAACAGGAGTACCAGGCCAATATGGATAAATTTAGTCAGCAGATTATTATTAACCACCTGGAAGCTTTGCTGAACTACGCCGACCGCTTTTATAACAGGCAGTTTCTAACAAGAAATATTGCCAACCACCAGGTGCTGGAGCGACTAGATGACTTGCTGAATAAAGCGTTTAGCAGTGAGCGTTTAATGAGTGATGGTATACCTACGGTACAGCAGATTGCAGACCAGCTGCATCTTTCCAGGAATTACCTGAGTGCACTGCTCATGGTAGCAACAGGCCGGAATACCCAACAGCATATTCAGGATAAATTAATTGCAGTGGCGAAGGAACGGATTTCTACAACGAACATGACGGTTAGTGAGATTGCTTATGAACTGGGCTTTGAGCATCCGCAGTCTTTTAGCAGGATCTTTAAAGCGAAGACAGGGATGTCTCCATTGGCATTCAGGGAATCATTTAATTGA